The uncultured Devosia sp. sequence TCTGCAGGTTGGAGCGGCCGTTCTTGACCTCGGCCAGCGTGTGAAGATTTTCATCGGCCAATCGGACGCGGCAATTGGTGCCACCGCCATCAACGCCAAGGTAGTATCTGGTCACGCTCGGATTCTCCGAATTTTTCGACTGACTCTAGGGTCTCGTTTCGCGGCGGACCATAATGCGAAAGTGTCTTAGACGAAAGTAGAATAAGGCACAAAAACTGCCTGCCAAGAGCCGCATTCACATGGCAAGGCTGTGAGCCACGCGCAACCGCTACGCGACTGGCGAATTTTATCTCTTGGGCATGCGGCAGAGGAATGACGATGACACGACATGTGCTGGTTCTGGGCGGTGCAAGATCCGGAAAAACGGCCTTTTCCGAGCAGTTGGCCATTCGTGGTGGCAGCAAGCCCGCCTATCTCGCCACCGCCGAAGCGCTGGATGCGGAAATGCGTGACCGCGTTGCCAGCCATCGCGCGGGACGCGCCGCCAATTTCGCGACGATCGAAGAGCCGCTGGCGCTGCCCGACGCCCTGATCAAGGCCTCGGGTGAGCATGACGTGATTCTGGTCGACTGCCTGACGCTGTGGATCACCAATCTGCTGATGGCCAATGAGGATGTGTCCAAGGCGGTGAGCGAGCTAGGCGCCACCCTGGTGCAGCTCAAGAAGGCCAAGGTAATCCTCGTCAGCAACGAGGTCGGCCAGGGCATCGTGCCGGACA is a genomic window containing:
- the cobU gene encoding bifunctional adenosylcobinamide kinase/adenosylcobinamide-phosphate guanylyltransferase; translation: MTRHVLVLGGARSGKTAFSEQLAIRGGSKPAYLATAEALDAEMRDRVASHRAGRAANFATIEEPLALPDALIKASGEHDVILVDCLTLWITNLLMANEDVSKAVSELGATLVQLKKAKVILVSNEVGQGIVPDNAMARTFRDLAGSAHQRLAEICDDVYFVVAGLPMVLKGEAPGQSEGRIHEA